Part of the Lycium ferocissimum isolate CSIRO_LF1 chromosome 6, AGI_CSIRO_Lferr_CH_V1, whole genome shotgun sequence genome, AGCTATGGTGCTGATGGTAAAACTATCAATTATTCTTGTAGTGGGAAGCTGCATCAATATAGTTGGACTCACTAAAAAGTAAAGTCTATTATTATACGTCTGTAAAGATGAAATTGTCGTCGTGTTTTATGCATGACTAGTAAGATGACGAAAAATTAGACGACGTGGTTTTGGCGTTGAGTGCTGGCTTATCAAAATAATTCGACGACTTATATATTGAAAAGGAGAGCCAATTAAAAACTAACTAATTCCGctatttcattttatgtgtcTTGATTACTATTTTGagagtgttgtaaatattaattGGATGTCCATCAAGTAACTTGGAAAGCAAGTTACTTGGCCACtaaccccctgtttggatggtggtttcccgtggttcattaatgtacagtatggtgTTGTGCAGTatggtattgtattgtactgtactgtattaatgaacacaatgtttggataCACTGTATCGTTTCTTGTGGGTTAATAACCATCTTATTGTTTGGTTTAATTTGTATGGTCTTTGTATAATAACATGTAGGTTTACtaaaatacttttaattaaTATAACTATTAAAAATATCAACAAGTACTAGGATAATCCCAATTTAAAAGACAATAAATAACTGCtttgttctcttcttctttttctttgactCTATAACCTTTAATTCTTCCAGAAACATATGAACAATTATTAGCAAAAAAACTTCTCCAATAATATGAAACAAAAAGTTTATGTATTCCACGTATAGAGAAGATAAGTCCTCAATCTCAGTACATTTACTCAATATACGAAGTTAAAAGCACTGTACAGATGGAATGTATCAACAAATAAATTACTAAAGATATCAAAAATGTCCAAAAGAGATTAGTTGGACAAAGATACACGACAACTTAGACAATTGGTTTGAATCCACCAGCAAACCATAAGCCTCAATCAACTGAAAGCAACCACAAGAAATACCTGTTACATTGGTGACGATATAATAGTTGAAAACACCAATTCAACAATTTTaatccataacataaaatttATCACATCAAAATATAAATTACTAACAAAACCCACTACTaggtaataataataagatCAAGAATACTAGTCTAACTCAATTTTCATCACACATCGCGGACAACACTAGTGATTTGCGTGCTTCCCATGGGGCTCCAATCAGCATTCGACAAAAGTCTGCATGTTGACAAATATATGAATAAGCTCTTGTGATCAAAGTCGGTTCCAATCCCATCTCATTTACCATTGCCCATATCTCAAACTCTGGAATCGGTGGTAGTGTTGAAAGACGGTTGATGGCACTTGCCAAATGATCCAGCCCGCCTCTCAACAAAGTAGCCATTTCTCCAACATGATCTTGTTTTGCCCGTTTAGTCTTATTAGTTAACGGTGTTCGTGAAGAGACATTCAATTTAACGGCAGCATCGGTTGGTTGCTCATGCTCAGCTTGACCATATTCCTCTGTATTTTCCAGGGAGGGAACATTCTCAGAAACCAGTTCATCTATATCGTCAATATTCACAGAGGTAGTACTTGGTCTTTTCAAATTATCACGAGCACATCTTCTCAACATTTCTGGTCCAGTCTCAGCATGCTTTCCAATAGCTCTATCTTTTCCATATATTACAAGTAACTTATCAAAATTTCTGATTGGCTTGTCCTTCCATTCCTTAGCTGCCGGCTTAGCCTACATATTTAAAAACCATTAATTAAGAATTGAAAAATATCATTGTACacgaataagaagaagaaaaagttaaTAGACAAAAAATACCTGAATTAATTGATCCCATACTTCTGATTCGGCACACCACTTGTTTGTGGTAGGATCCCATGCAAACCCACTCAATCCACCATTTTGAAATATATCATAACACCTGGTAAACTGCCTTTTAATAACCTTGACACGATTGTGAAGTTTCTCCTTTGTGAAAAGTTTGCTAGGAAATTTATCTTGAAGTTTCATTAGTATATTATTCAATGCAGTTGAAGTGAATGTTCCACCAACCCTATTTCCGTCAATGTGCTCATGGTGGTATGCGTCAATTAACACATCATCCATGACTTGTGACCAAACAATAGAAGAATTATCTGAAGCCTCTGTATCACTTGAGTCTGCTTTTGACTTTTTCGGCATAGTTGCCAACtacataattaaaatagttTAGATAATAGCATACTTCACTTATACCCATTCAGAGGATATAAGGGGAAATAAAACATCCATTATACATATAGGAAATTGTATTACACATAATAGCTGCAATTCAAACAATGAATTTACGAACACATGAATCTAGCAAATTGAACATTAAATAAAGTAAAtgacattacaaataaatatcaTTTAAGttttcattcaaaaaaaattaagcttgGTAGTTAGACCACATGCTAGCTGCAATTTGATCTTGAATTATCTCTCCTCTTTGTGTTTCGTCATTGCTTTCCGTAGAATTTGACGGTTCTTCAGGCACGCTATCACTATTCATAAGCTCAACATCCACTTGTACAAGCAACTCATCGTTTGGATTTACTCCTCTTAAATAGTTGTACAAAATACAACACGCAAAAATAATAAGTTTTTGGGTACCAACACCATATGATGGCTCAGTTGAACTAGCAATTATAGGAAATCTCTTTTTAAGAACTCCAAATGCTCGTTCAATAGCATTACACAAAGATGCATGTCGCAGATTAAACAATTCACGAGGATTTCGAGGTGGATTTCTTGAATACTCTTTCAAGTGATACCGCTCTCCCCTATAAGGTGTGATAAGCCCACTTCTCAATATGATTCCTCCATCAACAAGGTAGTATTTACCTAAAGATAAAATCAAAACTTTCAATTATTTGCTCAAcacatatttttctttaaagtAAATACTTTTCAGTATTTACCTTCGGGAATTTTTAACGGTTCTCGTCTAGTTAGTGcttctttcatgattcttgaatCAAATGCTGTCCCTTCCCATCCAGCTAATACGTACGTGAATTTTAAATCAAACGTACATGCAGCCAATATATTTTGTGTTGGATAATATTTCCTCCCACGATATTTGGGTGCTTCATCTTGTGAAACTTTAACACGTATATGTGTTCCATCGATTGCACCAATACAATCCTGACATTATAAGTATGAATTAACATCTTAAGGATTTTAACATTTGCAAACTATAAAGATGGTAGTTGTGTTCACCTTAAAGTATGGGTAGAATCTTTGGTTGCTGGCAATTTCAGAAGGAACTTGGGAGCCATCTGgttgtttaataaatttttcatacAACCCCAAAATAGCTCGCAagacagtatgaaaatgatgactaaCCGACTCCCCAGAGCGCCGAAAGATTAAAGATAACTCTCGATTTGTCATATTATGTGCTAACAACCAAAGGGCTTTTGCAACTTGTTCTTCAACAGTAACTTGAAGCGTTGGTCTAAGACCACCGTCTCTAATCAAAATCTCGCATAACCCGATGAAAGCCGAAGGAGTCATCCTTATAATATTAAAACAGAGTTCACTCGAGAATAGATAGCTCAATAATTCATTTCTAACTTGTTCTCCCTCAAGCCGTATTTCATTTGGTATCGAGCTAGAATGTTCAACATCACATGTATAGGTCCAAAACCAAATAACTACCAAGCTCGCAACATATGCAGTTAAAGAGCTCACTTGTTGTAATATCTGTCTATTATCTTGATTATTCATATCGACCATctataacaaaaaatataagGAGATACTAATATTGTTTGAAACTAAAACCGGATAGcaaatatatattactattaatagtttaattaagaaaaaaagtaGACAAAATTTGACAACAGACAATGCAAAAGTGAAATTGTCATCTAACCCAATTCGTAATAGACCGCTGCTCTTCTTTTGCATTCTACTAATCGGATAAAAGGACTTTCACCTCAGAAACAAACTATACCACAAGCAAAAGTATCACCAAAACTATCTGAATAAGTAATAGCATAAATTCTACACTACAGATAATACAAACTACACTACATAGCCAACTGGTTGAGAATAACAAGGAAAGTTACCATTTTGTTCTgcttgctatttttttttttttttttttactacaatATACAGTTGAAGAAAACTAGTAGATGTGAGTGAAAGTAAGAGGAATCATATATGAAAGTAAGAGGAATCATATATGATACGCACAACATGGAAGAAACAGAAAGTAATAAGAGGAATCATATATGATATTGAGATCCTTTGGTATGTGACAAGGTATATGACAAGGAAAAATGCATGCTTCAGTTTCCATGATTTTCCAGAAGCAAATATTGTGAAGTTTGCCTATAACGATTCAAAACAAAGTACAAAGAGAGCAGTAAGACAAAGAAGAGAACATACGGTTACAACTGAATTTCGCCGCCGATGGAGTTCACGGAGTAATTGGCTTCAGACGTTTGAAGGATTTGGAGGCAAAACAGAGGGTTGGAGGCAAAATTAAACATCtagtttatatatatcaataaaacTAGGGTAAAGGATTAAATaggaattttaaaatataagtagGGTTATAATGgggaaataaaatatataaccATGGAAAAACCACTAAATTCGTGATTATAAAAATTgggacttttcatggttatataaccatgggaTGAACCATGGGTTTACAACGccataccacataattttaagaataatggaaacaaacatggtttcttacaaaaccatacattaatgaaccacgggaaaccaccatccaaacagggggtaaGGGAACTTGGCCATCAAGCCATTTCCCTGGTTACTTGGCC contains:
- the LOC132061432 gene encoding uncharacterized protein LOC132061432, with the translated sequence MPKKSKADSSDTEASDNSSIVWSQVMDDVLIDAYHHEHIDGNRVGGTFTSTALNNILMKLQDKFPSKLFTKEKLHNRVKVIKRQFTRCYDIFQNGGLSGFAWDPTTNKWCAESEVWDQLIQAKPAAKEWKDKPIRNFDKLLVIYGKDRAIGKHAETGPEMLRRCARDNLKRPSTTSVNIDDIDELVSENVPSLENTEEYGQAEHEQPTDAAVKLNVSSRTPLTNKTKRAKQDHVGEMATLLRGGLDHLASAINRLSTLPPIPEFEIWAMVNEMGLEPTLITRAYSYICQHADFCRMLIGAPWEARKSLVLSAMCDEN
- the LOC132059888 gene encoding uncharacterized protein LOC132059888, with product MVDMNNQDNRQILQQVSSLTAYVASLVVIWFWTYTCDVEHSSSIPNEIRLEGEQVRNELLSYLFSSELCFNIIRMTPSAFIGLCEILIRDGGLRPTLQVTVEEQVAKALWLLAHNMTNRELSLIFRRSGESVSHHFHTVLRAILGLYEKFIKQPDGSQVPSEIASNQRFYPYFKDCIGAIDGTHIRVKVSQDEAPKYRGRKYYPTQNILAACTFDLKFTYVLAGWEGTAFDSRIMKEALTRREPLKIPEGKYYLVDGGIILRSGLITPYRGERYHLKEYSRNPPRNPRELFNLRHASLCNAIERAFGVLKKRFPIIASSTEPSYGVGTQKLIIFACCILYNYLRGVNPNDELLVQVDVELMNSDSVPEEPSNSTESNDETQRGEIIQDQIAASMWSNYQA